The genomic region GGGGTATTACCCCCTACCGAGGTGCAAAGTTACTAATAATAATCTGTAAATAAGCAAGTTCTGATGGTTATTTTTTCTCTTTTTTCTGTAGGTATCTTAGTGATTTTGGGTATCCTGGTGCTCTTATTATTCATAGGAAGCCGTGGGAGGATAGTATTTTCAAGCGCCTACTATGCTCCTAATAATCCCAAGGAGCCCATAAAGTTAGTATTTACAAGGGAGCCTATGGGGGCAGTAGATTGGAAGAGAAGGTGTTCTGGGGAAGATGTAATGTTTTGTAAAAGGCATTGTTTTGCACGGTGAAACAGGCTCTTTTACCGTCCAAAACAAGCTCTTTTGGTTTATAAAAGGGTGGTTTTTGCAATGCGAAAAGGGGAACGTTGTAATGTGTTAGACGTCAGTCTGTTGCACAATTCTTATGGCTGTAAAAAATGTTTACACAGCTGTTTATAGTTCCAAGCTGTTTTCTTTCAGCAGAAAGTCGTAGATGCTGATGGTTGTTATGCCGTGTTCGTCTCTTGTAATGGGTCCCTCTTCGCCCGTTACAATTATCTTCTTGAATGCGTCGCCTATGCGTAACAGCGATGCGCGCTCCTGTTCCAGTTTCTCTTCGGAGGGCATTCTGTAGGTCGACTGTATGTAGTATCTTCTGCTTCCAAGGTTGCAGACGAAGTCTACTTCCAGGGTTGAACGCAGTCTTTTCCCCTCACTGTTGGTGCCGACAGACGAAACCGAGCCCACATCTACGTTGAAACTGCGTGCCCTTAGCTCGTTGTACACAAGGTTTTCCATAAGGTGTGTTCTCTCGTTCTGTCTGAAATTGATGCGTGCATTGCGCAGTCCCAAGTCCATGAAATAGTACTTGAAGGGAGAGTCGATGTAGTGTTTGCCCTTTATGTCGTATCTTGTGGCCTTCTCAACCAGGAACGAATCGGAAAGGAAATCTATGTAGTTCTTGATGGTATCGTAGGAAACGGCCGACTTTTTCTCGCTCCTGAAGGTGTTGGCCAGCTTGTTTGGGCTGGTAAGTGCGCCGATGTTGGAGGCTATGATGTTGATAAGTTCTTCCAAATCGTCATCTTTCCGTATGTCGTATCGGTCTTTTATGTCTTTGATATAGGTCTCTTCGAACAGTGTTTTCAGGAATCTGACCTTCTGTTCTTCCGTGTTGTACATTAGAATTTGTGGCAGGCCGCCATATAACAGATACTCGTTCAGGCCTGCCTGCATAGTTCCCTGGTAGGCCGACATGTATTCGCGGAAGCACAAAGGATACATTTTTACTTCGTATCCGCGTCCACGAAACTCGGTGATGATGTCTTTCGACAAGAGCCGTGCGTTGCTTCCCGTAACGTAGACATCTGCATTTGGCATTCTGAGAAAGCCGTTAAGGACTTCCTCGAAATGCTCGAGCATCTGGACTTCGTCGAGCAAAATATAGTATTTTTCCTTGCTTTTCATGCGGTTTTCCATGTATGCGTAGAGGTTGTCGGGCTTTCTAAGTTCCCTGTTTCTGTAGTCTTCGAGGTCTACCGCAATGATTTGTTCGCTGGAAATGCCATGTTCCTTGAGGTATGAAACAAAGATTTCGAACAGCAGATACGACTTTCCGCATCTGCGCATTCCCGTTATTATCTTTATCATACCATTGTTTTGCAACGATATTAATTCGGCCAAGTATTTGCTGCGCTCTATCATTTGTCTGCTCGAAACTTATGTGTTGCTGTAGCATAGTTTCCGTTTGCAAAGGTAAAATAATTCTTTTGCTTTGGCAAATCCTACTCGAAATTAGTGTGTAAAAGACACACAAATTCCGAGTACAGTCTATTTTTATGCGTTTAAAATGCAGTTTTTGCACAATAGGAAATAGATATTCATATATCTTGTATGCTGGTTTTGTTCTACCAAAGGTATAAAAACAGACACCGCAACATGGGGTTGCCCATGCTGCGGTGTCCTGATGGTTGAGTGCCCAAGCAGATTTTGTTCTGCCACGGTTCTGTTATTTAAACGTAAGTTCGTCGGCGTTAGGATTTTTGCCGATAGAGATGGTGTCGCCTTCGTGCACTTTCCCGGCAAGAATTTGCTCGCAAATGCCGTCTTCAATATAGTTTTGTATGGCACGTTTCAGTGGCCGTGCACCGAACTGGACGTCGTAGCCCTTTGTTGCAACCAGTTCTTTTGCCTCGTCGGTGATGGTTACGTCGTAGCCAAGTTCCTTTATTCGCTTGAACAAACCACGCAGTTCGATGTCTATAATCTGCTTTATGGCAGCGAGATCGAGCTGGTCGAAGGTGATGATTTCGTCCAAACGGTTCAGGAATTCGGGTGCGAACTGCTTGCTCAGGCTCTTCTGAATGATGGCACGGGCACGCTCCTTGTCTTGCTCGTTCTGCGAAATGCCATTCAGATTGGCTGCTGTGAAGCCCACGCCCTGCCCAAATTCCTTCAGCTGACGGGTTCCTGCGTTGGACGTCATGATGATGACGGTGTTGCGGAAGTCTACCAAGCGTCCGTTGCCATCGGTCAGTCTGCCTTCGTCGAGCACCTGCAAGAGCATGTTGAATACGTTTCCGTGCGCCTTTTCAATCTCGTCTAACAGCACGATGGAGTAGGGGTGGCGCCGCACTTGCTCGGTAAGTTGTCCGCCTTCTTCGTATCCTACGTATCCCGGAGGTGCTCCAACGAGTCGCGAAGTGTTGAAGCTTTCTGTGTATTCGCTCATGTCTATGCGTATGAGAGCGTCATCGGAACCGAACATTATCTCGGCTAACTTCTTGGCTAAATAGGTCTTTCCCACTCCGGTAGGACCAAGAAACATGAATGCACCAATGGGGTGGTTGGGGGCTTTCAGTCCGATGCGGTTGCGCTGAATGGCTTTCACCATCTTTTCTATCGCCTTGTCCTGTGCTATAACCTCTTGTTTCAGGTTGTCTGCCATGCTGACAAGTCGTGCGCTTTCGCTTTCCTGCATTCGCTGGACAGGTATGCCCGTCATCATTGAAACCACATCGGCAACCTTGTCGGCGTCTACTTCCACCCGATTGCTGTCGTCGCCGCGTTCCCATTTCCGTTGTGCGGCTTGCAGTTCGTGTTCCAATGCGGCTTGCTTGTCGCGGAAGTTTGCTGCAAGTTCGAAGTTCTGGTTCTTCACTGCGTCCCGTTTCTTCCGGTCTGCCTCGTCCAACTGCTTTTTCAGTTCGATTATTTCGGGTGGCACCTGGGCGTTTTGCAGATGCACGCGGGCGCCCACCTCGTCCATCGCATCGATGGCTTTGTCGGGGAAGAAGCGGTCGGTTATGTAGCGGTCTGTCAGTCTGACACATGCCGTGATGGCATCATCGGTGTACGAAACGTGGTGATGCGCCTCGTAACGGTCCTTTATGTTGTTCAGAATTTGCAGGGTCTCGTCTACCGTGGTAGGTTCAACCATGACCTTCTGGAAGCGTCTTTCCAGTGCGCCATCTTTCTCTATGGAGTTCCGATACTCGTCTAATGTGGTGGCGCCAATGCATTGTATGGTGCCGCGGGCGAGTGCCGGCTTCAGTATGTTGGCTGCATCCATGGAGCCGGGAGTGGAGCCTGCCCCGATGAGGGTATGTATCTCGTCGATGAAGATGATGACATCGGGGTTCTGTTCAATCTCTTTTATCAGGGCGCGGATACGTTCTTCGAACTGTCCGCGGTATTTCGTGCCTGCCACAACCCCTGTCAGGTCGAGCGTTACGACACGTTTGTTAAAGAGAATTGGCGATGTCAGGCGGTTCACAATGAGCTGTGCGAGTCCTTCAACGATGGCGCTTTTTCCCACACCGGGCTCTCCTATGAGTATAGGATTGTTCTTCTTGCGCCGGCTTAATATCTCGCTTACTCTCTGTATTTCCTTTTCGCGTCCCACGACGGGGTCGAGTTTACCCTCTGCCGCTGCCTTTGTCAGGTCGGTTCCGAAGTTGTCGAGCACCGGCGTATTGCTTCTGGGCATGTTTGCCTGTGCCGTTCTTGCATTTTTGTTGCTGCCGCTGTGCCGGTTCATGATGGGGTCTTCGTCTTCCTCTTCGTCTGCCATGCCGATGCCGTCTTGTACCGGATTGGTGGGCTGACGGAGCATTTCGAGCGCCGTTGCATAGTTGAGGTTGTTGTTTTGCAACACTTCTTTTGCTCCGTTTTCTACGTTATCGTGCAGAATGGCGAGCAGAATGTGTTGTACATCAACCGTTTGTGTACTCTGTATGCGTGCTTCCAACACTGCCAATTTTAGTATGTTGCTTGCCTGTTCGTTCAGCATTATGTCGTTAGAGTAGGTCAGTTGGCTTTGTTCCTCGCTTTTTATGCGTTCTTCCAGCTGGCTTTTTATGTTCTCTAAATTAAGGTTTAATGTCCCAAACATATTGCTGACAGCACCTTCTCGTTCTCTTAAGATGGCGAGCATGATGTGTTCCGGTCCTACAGCGTGGCTCGATAGCCTTTCAGCTTCCTCGCGACTGTACGACAGGACCTCTGAAACTTTGGGTGAAAACTGATTTATCATATTTCTCCTTTTACTTTCTTTATTATATGATTAGGTATGTTCCTTGTTCGATTTGTAATACAAATGGTGTGCCAAACAGAAAACAATGGCAAGCGAAACAGTGTCTGCTCCATCTTGCCATTGTTGTTTTTATAAAGCTTCGTCGTCGGGTTTACGAATGTTCCTCACCTTTTTCGTCTTCAGGTGTCTCTTCTTTCGCAGCCATGCAGCCTTGCGTTGTTCGTATTCTTCGTAATGTTTTTCGAGGAAGTTATCTGCCATGGAACTTGCTATAAACCACCGATATCTTTACATTACTCTTCGATTTGTCGCCTCCAAGCAGCATTACGCTCGACAAGCCCATATAGTGCGAAATCCTGGTAATGACTTCGTTGTTTTGCGAATCTTTCGTTTTCGTTACCTCTACAGGAATTACAAGCGCCTTTCCCCAATGGATATTGCTGGCAGCCGTGACTCTGTTGCGAACAAAATAGTTTACTATTCCAGCCACGTTGTTGAATTTATAGCTGTTCGTCTGAGCACTGTAGTTGGCTAAGAACGACGTTTTGTTGTCGAGTGCCTTGTTCTTGTTGAAGAACGTTTCAGCCAGTTCGGTAGGTATCAGCAGCACGTACGACGGTATGGACATCTTGTAGCCCGATGTGGCATGGCTTGTATAGCGTTGCAATTCGAACTTTGCCGTGTTGAGAGTGTCGTCCTCGTGTCCTCGCATAATGTCGTTCACAGGAAGTTCCACCTCTGTGAACAAGCCGGCAGGAGTCTTTAGATACGATGCGTCCGGATTGCTGGCAAGTGTCTGCAACTGGGTTCTGTCGAACACGAAGTTGGTCAATTGCAACACCTCTTCGGTACTTGTCAGGTGAGTTATGCCCGTTTTCACCTTGTTTCCGTCCTTTGCATCTTTGTAGCGGTAGTATATTACGAGCTGCACAGCCACTATGTTGGCAATGGAACCCATTCCGTTTGTTACCTTGAAGTAGAACCCCGGGCACACATTATGCAGGAAATTGTATATGTTTTGGAAGTTGTTTGGGTTTTCGTAGAACTTCCGCATCATGTACGTTCCATAGTTATTGTACTGTATTCCAGCCTTGTCCGTGTACGTCTGGTTAAGTTTTATGTGTATGCTTGGTGTGTGGTTCTTGTCTTTCTTTACGCTATCGGGTACTGAAAACTCTGTCAGCGTGTAGGTTGTGTTTGCTTCCAATCCGTTGTTGGCAGCCGTTCTGACATACCCTTCAGCCTCTGGGTCGAAGTTGGAATAGTTCTGCCGCCCCTCTTCAGCTGGCTTGTCGAGTTCGTAAGTGGTTACCTTGATAGGTGCTAACGAGTCTCCGTAGTGCGACTTGTAGTACAATAGCAGTTCGCAAGAGTCTGCAATAATCTTGCCGCCGGCGTCCTTGCTTGTTACGATGCCTTGTTCCGGCATTTTGTAGTTGGGCAAAACGTAGAGCTGAGACATTAAATTGGCAGTTACGTCCGACTGTGTTTCAGGGTCTTTCAGCTTTCCAAGGAAGCCGTCAGTGGTTCTTGAGAGCATGTTGCTTGCCAAAATGCTGCGTGAGCCAATATTGAACGTGTCGGTTTGTACGTTAAGTTTGTCTGCCTGATCGGTGAGCGAGCCGCCTATTCCATTGGTTGTGTCATCGCAGGCAGTAAGGACTAACGCTGTGAGAGCCAGCCCCAAAGCTAATATTTTTGCTTTCATTCCATTATCTTATTGTAGAACTCAGTGTATTGTTTCCTTACTTCTTCTTCGCTGTCGGGCTGCAACAGCATTTCCTTCTTGTTGTCTGCGGCATACTGTATAAGTTTCTTGTTTACGTCGTTGCTGGTCTGAATGATGCCGTCAGAGTAGTCTATGGCGAGCTTTCCCAATTCCTTGAAGTCGAAATTGTCGCCATATTTCTCTATCAGACCCAGCTCTGCGCTTTTGAATTCGAGGCATTGCTTGAACTTTTTGCCCAGGCTTCCGT from Prevotella nigrescens harbors:
- a CDS encoding ATP-dependent Clp protease ATP-binding subunit → MINQFSPKVSEVLSYSREEAERLSSHAVGPEHIMLAILREREGAVSNMFGTLNLNLENIKSQLEERIKSEEQSQLTYSNDIMLNEQASNILKLAVLEARIQSTQTVDVQHILLAILHDNVENGAKEVLQNNNLNYATALEMLRQPTNPVQDGIGMADEEEDEDPIMNRHSGSNKNARTAQANMPRSNTPVLDNFGTDLTKAAAEGKLDPVVGREKEIQRVSEILSRRKKNNPILIGEPGVGKSAIVEGLAQLIVNRLTSPILFNKRVVTLDLTGVVAGTKYRGQFEERIRALIKEIEQNPDVIIFIDEIHTLIGAGSTPGSMDAANILKPALARGTIQCIGATTLDEYRNSIEKDGALERRFQKVMVEPTTVDETLQILNNIKDRYEAHHHVSYTDDAITACVRLTDRYITDRFFPDKAIDAMDEVGARVHLQNAQVPPEIIELKKQLDEADRKKRDAVKNQNFELAANFRDKQAALEHELQAAQRKWERGDDSNRVEVDADKVADVVSMMTGIPVQRMQESESARLVSMADNLKQEVIAQDKAIEKMVKAIQRNRIGLKAPNHPIGAFMFLGPTGVGKTYLAKKLAEIMFGSDDALIRIDMSEYTESFNTSRLVGAPPGYVGYEEGGQLTEQVRRHPYSIVLLDEIEKAHGNVFNMLLQVLDEGRLTDGNGRLVDFRNTVIIMTSNAGTRQLKEFGQGVGFTAANLNGISQNEQDKERARAIIQKSLSKQFAPEFLNRLDEIITFDQLDLAAIKQIIDIELRGLFKRIKELGYDVTITDEAKELVATKGYDVQFGARPLKRAIQNYIEDGICEQILAGKVHEGDTISIGKNPNADELTFK
- a CDS encoding ATP-binding protein; its protein translation is MIERSKYLAELISLQNNGMIKIITGMRRCGKSYLLFEIFVSYLKEHGISSEQIIAVDLEDYRNRELRKPDNLYAYMENRMKSKEKYYILLDEVQMLEHFEEVLNGFLRMPNADVYVTGSNARLLSKDIITEFRGRGYEVKMYPLCFREYMSAYQGTMQAGLNEYLLYGGLPQILMYNTEEQKVRFLKTLFEETYIKDIKDRYDIRKDDDLEELINIIASNIGALTSPNKLANTFRSEKKSAVSYDTIKNYIDFLSDSFLVEKATRYDIKGKHYIDSPFKYYFMDLGLRNARINFRQNERTHLMENLVYNELRARSFNVDVGSVSSVGTNSEGKRLRSTLEVDFVCNLGSRRYYIQSTYRMPSEEKLEQERASLLRIGDAFKKIIVTGEEGPITRDEHGITTISIYDFLLKENSLEL
- a CDS encoding DUF4270 domain-containing protein, translating into MKAKILALGLALTALVLTACDDTTNGIGGSLTDQADKLNVQTDTFNIGSRSILASNMLSRTTDGFLGKLKDPETQSDVTANLMSQLYVLPNYKMPEQGIVTSKDAGGKIIADSCELLLYYKSHYGDSLAPIKVTTYELDKPAEEGRQNYSNFDPEAEGYVRTAANNGLEANTTYTLTEFSVPDSVKKDKNHTPSIHIKLNQTYTDKAGIQYNNYGTYMMRKFYENPNNFQNIYNFLHNVCPGFYFKVTNGMGSIANIVAVQLVIYYRYKDAKDGNKVKTGITHLTSTEEVLQLTNFVFDRTQLQTLASNPDASYLKTPAGLFTEVELPVNDIMRGHEDDTLNTAKFELQRYTSHATSGYKMSIPSYVLLIPTELAETFFNKNKALDNKTSFLANYSAQTNSYKFNNVAGIVNYFVRNRVTAASNIHWGKALVIPVEVTKTKDSQNNEVITRISHYMGLSSVMLLGGDKSKSNVKISVVYSKFHGR